In one window of Desulforhabdus amnigena DNA:
- a CDS encoding potassium channel family protein — protein MRQIAIIGLGNFGYYLGRELYSKGYDVIGLDSQQEAVQKAKNEISEAVLADGTDRDTLLALGIPQVDLAVVTIGTNMLASIMTTFHLKEMGVKRVYAKALSEEHGQVLMRMGADEILFPEKDLACSLARRIENPNLLEYLPSIQDYGIFEVSNPKGLMGKSLRDLDMINRYGIQVIAIREGEDKRLAFIPKADYVIKANDVMILLGSNQSMDEFLEEIEYEQK, from the coding sequence ATGCGCCAGATCGCCATCATCGGACTCGGCAATTTTGGATATTACCTGGGGCGCGAGCTTTACAGCAAAGGATATGACGTCATAGGTCTCGATAGCCAACAGGAAGCGGTTCAAAAGGCCAAGAACGAAATCAGCGAAGCTGTTTTAGCGGATGGGACAGATAGGGATACACTGCTGGCCTTGGGCATTCCCCAGGTGGACCTGGCGGTAGTCACCATCGGGACCAATATGCTCGCCAGCATCATGACGACCTTTCACCTGAAGGAAATGGGGGTCAAGCGTGTCTATGCCAAAGCCCTCAGCGAGGAGCACGGACAGGTGCTCATGCGCATGGGGGCCGACGAGATTCTGTTTCCGGAAAAGGATCTCGCCTGTTCTTTAGCACGCAGAATAGAAAACCCCAATCTCCTGGAATACCTGCCTTCCATCCAGGACTATGGAATCTTCGAAGTGAGCAATCCGAAAGGGCTCATGGGAAAATCCCTGCGGGACCTCGATATGATCAATAGGTACGGGATTCAGGTCATTGCCATCCGTGAGGGGGAGGACAAGCGCCTGGCTTTCATTCCGAAAGCGGACTATGTTATCAAAGCAAACGACGTGATGATTCTGCTGGGTTCCAACCAATCCATGGATGAATTTTTGGAGGAAATAGAATACGAACAAAAATGA
- a CDS encoding TrkH family potassium uptake protein, with protein sequence MRISKHLSPSIYPILGFLSLILLGTVVLEAIPLRRGSHLPLIDSLFMVTSAVCVTGLSVIDIGKEFTVWGQVTIMLLIQMGGLGIMTFSTVLLLVLGRSISFRSRFVVQDIFTHSPQADLYVLLRRVILFTFSFEAAGSFLLFSRFHQQFDSLKAWYYAVFHSISAFCNAGFSLFPDSFMGYRDDALVNLTIMALIVFGGIGFMVMHELVRAAEQGKSRRQYWIRLSLHTKMVLCMTATLLVGGTIFFLVSEWSTTLKELPFSTKLLASFFQSVTPRTAGFNTLDYASMINITLLGTVMLMFIGASPGSTGGGIKTSTLGVLLALSRARLKGSADHVHAFKRSIVPTTVNRAFGIFVISVAIVLIGTACMLISQVGSIPHKESSGQFMELFFETTSAFGTVGLSLGITPGLTGWSKFILVLMMFTGRLGPLVIAMAIQAEESKGRFYYAQEPIMIG encoded by the coding sequence ATGCGCATTTCAAAGCATTTGTCGCCATCCATTTATCCCATCCTCGGTTTTCTATCCCTCATTTTGCTGGGAACTGTCGTGCTCGAAGCAATTCCTTTACGGCGCGGCAGCCATCTTCCCTTGATCGATTCCCTCTTCATGGTGACCTCGGCCGTATGTGTAACAGGCCTTTCCGTCATAGATATCGGAAAGGAATTCACCGTGTGGGGACAGGTCACCATCATGCTCCTCATTCAAATGGGGGGGCTCGGAATCATGACCTTTTCAACCGTGCTCCTTCTGGTGCTTGGCAGATCCATTTCCTTTCGTTCGCGATTTGTCGTGCAGGATATTTTTACCCACAGCCCTCAAGCGGATCTATACGTTCTCCTGAGGAGGGTCATCCTGTTTACCTTCTCTTTTGAAGCTGCCGGTTCCTTTCTGCTGTTTTCCCGCTTTCATCAACAGTTTGACTCTCTTAAAGCATGGTACTATGCTGTTTTTCATTCCATCAGTGCATTCTGCAATGCGGGATTCAGCCTTTTTCCCGATTCCTTCATGGGCTACAGGGATGATGCTCTGGTGAATTTGACCATCATGGCATTGATCGTTTTCGGGGGGATAGGATTCATGGTCATGCACGAACTGGTCCGTGCCGCTGAGCAGGGAAAATCGAGACGGCAATACTGGATCCGACTTTCCCTTCACACCAAGATGGTACTATGCATGACCGCCACTTTGCTGGTCGGAGGTACGATTTTCTTTCTGGTGAGCGAATGGTCGACCACTTTGAAGGAACTTCCATTTTCAACAAAACTCCTGGCCTCCTTCTTCCAGTCGGTCACGCCGCGCACCGCCGGCTTCAATACGTTGGACTATGCATCCATGATCAACATCACCTTGCTCGGCACGGTGATGTTGATGTTTATCGGTGCTTCTCCCGGTTCGACGGGAGGTGGAATCAAGACCAGCACCCTGGGGGTCTTGTTGGCTCTCAGTCGCGCTAGGCTGAAAGGGTCCGCGGATCATGTCCATGCATTCAAGCGATCCATTGTACCTACCACCGTCAACCGTGCCTTCGGTATATTTGTCATCTCTGTCGCCATCGTTCTCATCGGTACGGCATGCATGCTGATTTCACAAGTAGGAAGCATACCGCATAAGGAGAGTTCCGGCCAATTCATGGAACTTTTTTTTGAAACGACTTCAGCGTTTGGAACTGTCGGATTGAGTCTGGGGATTACCCCTGGCCTGACGGGATGGAGTAAATTCATTTTGGTGCTCATGATGTTTACGGGACGTTTGGGGCCTCTCGTCATTGCCATGGCCATTCAGGCGGAGGAGAGCAAGGGGAGATTTTACTACGCGCAAGAACCCATCATGATCGGTTGA
- a CDS encoding peptidase U32 family protein: protein MSSKSISKVSRLPELLAPAGHVEAFHAALESGADAVYLGLKQLSARASATNFSLEELSTLVPYAHKRNVSVYVALNSVMAAPQFPAIMDSIQSMADIHVDALIVQDAGIFYLVRKFFPHLKLHASTLMAIHNSAGVHQLEKMGAERVVLARELSLDEIRQISVSTRAELEIFVHGALCYSYSGLCLASSYRGGHGGLQGRCVQPCRLRFKQGRKEGFFLSCNDVCALPLVPELKKLRIASFKIEGRMKGADYIGQVVKAYRLVLDAPPERQKDALAEAQQYLLQSPSRRLTTGFFDKNFNAEILTPHRSGSSGLWVGTVKTVQDNKAAVLLRHDLELGDRVRPESSEGKEKRAFSVREIFAQNGSPLKNARSGERVLLPMQSDLLPGERLFKVGSRSQSIPGLWQKIRNEIPENVPFHKKFNERERIFEDWPVMQFNPRRAEETVILKIGSVGNLSEAFQSPAGWVMLTATRANLEKMARQRLIPAQKQRFVWSLPVLLSEKDIEYYRPAVRWFCDKGFSSWEINNWAHLDLFEGRRNLNLFAGSRFNIRNLAAMAALGEAGCQWTELSIEITREELQLLSHGPFSTLPIVTLYSWPPLFTSRLSPKLQEDKPLLSPRKDIYSFRKKGPHSFIYAEKPMNWFGQIPVLQSYGFRYFLIDLSEGPHNQAKELERLFSGFKRCRADEPFSLFNFERKP, encoded by the coding sequence ATGAGCAGTAAGTCCATCAGCAAGGTCTCTCGACTTCCCGAACTTCTCGCGCCAGCCGGCCATGTGGAAGCTTTTCATGCCGCATTGGAAAGCGGTGCGGATGCCGTCTATCTTGGTCTGAAACAACTGAGTGCGAGAGCCTCTGCCACGAATTTTTCGCTGGAAGAACTTTCTACCCTTGTTCCCTATGCGCACAAACGGAACGTTTCTGTCTATGTAGCTTTGAACAGTGTCATGGCTGCACCGCAGTTTCCTGCCATAATGGATTCCATACAGTCCATGGCGGATATCCATGTGGATGCTCTGATCGTTCAGGATGCTGGAATTTTCTATCTGGTGCGCAAGTTCTTTCCGCATCTCAAGCTCCATGCAAGCACGCTCATGGCCATTCACAACAGCGCTGGAGTTCACCAGTTGGAGAAGATGGGTGCGGAGCGGGTTGTCCTGGCCCGCGAACTGAGTTTGGATGAAATCCGCCAAATCAGTGTCTCAACCCGGGCCGAGCTGGAAATATTCGTCCATGGGGCTCTCTGTTATTCATACTCCGGGCTTTGTCTGGCGAGCAGCTATCGGGGAGGGCACGGGGGATTGCAGGGACGCTGTGTGCAACCCTGCCGTCTGCGTTTCAAGCAGGGACGCAAAGAGGGTTTCTTCCTCTCCTGCAATGACGTGTGTGCTCTCCCCCTCGTTCCGGAACTCAAGAAGTTGAGGATTGCATCCTTTAAAATAGAAGGGCGCATGAAAGGAGCCGACTATATCGGGCAAGTCGTCAAGGCCTATCGTCTTGTTCTGGATGCACCTCCCGAGCGGCAAAAGGACGCTTTGGCAGAAGCCCAGCAGTATCTTCTGCAATCTCCCTCAAGACGCCTGACGACTGGTTTTTTTGACAAGAATTTCAATGCAGAAATCCTCACGCCTCATCGTTCGGGTTCGAGCGGCCTTTGGGTGGGAACCGTAAAAACTGTTCAGGATAATAAAGCGGCTGTTCTGCTGCGCCACGACTTGGAACTAGGAGATCGAGTGCGTCCAGAATCCTCCGAGGGCAAGGAAAAGCGTGCTTTTTCCGTCAGGGAAATCTTTGCTCAGAACGGAAGCCCTTTAAAAAACGCCCGCTCTGGTGAACGTGTCCTTTTGCCCATGCAAAGCGATCTTTTGCCTGGCGAGCGCCTCTTTAAAGTGGGAAGCCGCTCTCAATCCATTCCTGGTCTATGGCAAAAGATTCGAAACGAAATACCGGAAAATGTGCCATTCCATAAGAAATTCAATGAACGTGAGCGCATATTTGAAGATTGGCCGGTGATGCAGTTCAATCCTCGAAGGGCTGAAGAGACGGTCATTCTCAAAATCGGTTCGGTGGGAAACCTTTCCGAAGCCTTTCAATCTCCTGCAGGTTGGGTGATGCTTACAGCCACTCGGGCCAACCTGGAAAAAATGGCCAGGCAGCGCCTCATTCCAGCGCAAAAACAGCGTTTCGTGTGGTCACTCCCTGTCCTCCTCAGCGAGAAAGACATAGAATATTATCGACCTGCGGTTCGTTGGTTTTGCGATAAAGGGTTTAGTTCCTGGGAAATCAATAACTGGGCGCACCTGGATCTGTTCGAAGGCAGGAGAAATCTGAATCTTTTTGCGGGAAGCCGTTTCAACATCAGAAATCTAGCGGCTATGGCGGCATTGGGAGAGGCCGGCTGTCAATGGACGGAGCTTTCCATCGAAATCACACGTGAAGAACTTCAGCTCCTGAGTCACGGACCATTCAGCACTCTTCCCATCGTCACATTGTATTCATGGCCCCCCCTATTCACTTCACGCTTGTCTCCCAAGCTCCAGGAAGACAAGCCGCTTCTCTCACCTCGCAAGGATATTTACAGCTTTCGAAAGAAAGGTCCGCATTCTTTCATCTACGCCGAAAAACCTATGAACTGGTTTGGGCAGATTCCCGTTCTCCAATCCTACGGATTTCGCTATTTCCTGATCGATCTCAGTGAAGGCCCGCACAACCAGGCGAAAGAATTGGAAAGGCTGTTCAGCGGTTTCAAAAGATGCAGGGCCGATGAGCCTTTTTCCCTGTTCAATTTTGAGCGAAAACCCTGA
- a CDS encoding universal stress protein, translating into MANSKRKRILVAVDESQQALDAVRYVSRTVSPEETEVVLFHVVTRVPESFWDTEKEPGYQYRIISITEWEKQQEQLIKEFMENANNILLDAGFPQEAVVVNIHDRQAGIARDILTESLNNYNAVVVGRRGVSELKDLVLGSIATKLVEKIAHVPLWVVGGRPGCDKILLCMDNSEGAMRAVDYVAEIMDGRPNLEVTLFHAMRGLNVFQEVFGKSFGSEKEKEWRAEMERELEEAEKALKSVFEEAGNRLQKAGLDASRIRQMIVKGVTSRAGAILEEAKRGEIGTIVIGRRGLSKVKEFFMGRVSNKVIQMAREKTVWIVS; encoded by the coding sequence ATGGCGAACTCAAAGCGAAAAAGAATATTGGTGGCAGTGGATGAATCACAACAGGCGTTGGATGCGGTTCGTTATGTGAGTCGAACGGTGTCACCCGAAGAGACCGAGGTGGTTTTATTTCATGTGGTAACCAGGGTTCCTGAATCTTTTTGGGATACGGAAAAAGAACCTGGCTATCAGTACCGCATTATCAGCATCACCGAGTGGGAAAAACAGCAGGAGCAGTTGATCAAAGAGTTTATGGAGAATGCAAACAACATCCTTCTGGATGCGGGTTTTCCGCAAGAAGCGGTGGTTGTGAACATTCACGACAGACAGGCTGGCATTGCAAGGGATATTCTCACAGAATCCCTCAACAATTATAACGCCGTCGTTGTAGGGCGCAGAGGGGTAAGTGAGCTGAAGGATTTGGTTTTGGGCAGTATCGCCACCAAGCTCGTGGAAAAAATCGCTCATGTTCCCCTATGGGTAGTGGGTGGAAGACCCGGGTGCGACAAAATCCTTCTATGTATGGATAACTCTGAGGGTGCCATGCGAGCTGTGGATTATGTGGCGGAAATCATGGATGGTCGTCCGAATCTGGAGGTGACCCTTTTCCATGCCATGCGGGGCTTAAATGTTTTCCAGGAGGTTTTTGGAAAATCCTTTGGATCGGAAAAAGAGAAAGAGTGGCGTGCCGAGATGGAGAGGGAACTGGAAGAGGCGGAAAAAGCTCTGAAATCTGTTTTTGAAGAAGCCGGCAACCGGCTGCAGAAGGCAGGCCTGGATGCTTCCAGAATCCGTCAAATGATCGTGAAAGGGGTAACCAGCCGTGCCGGAGCCATTTTGGAGGAAGCGAAACGTGGAGAAATCGGCACAATAGTTATTGGCAGAAGAGGACTATCCAAGGTAAAAGAATTCTTCATGGGGCGCGTGAGCAATAAGGTAATACAGATGGCGCGGGAAAAAACTGTTTGGATTGTCAGTTGA
- a CDS encoding deoxyribonuclease IV — protein MPLLGAHMSIAGGLHLAFDRIKEVGGEALQIFTKNERQWHALPIEPEAVELFRDRHKESGFMPIAAHDTYLINLASAEPEKLEKSINAFVDELQRASLLGIQHLIMHPGSHVGQGVEEGLKRFVRNLDRAIALSDVSDVMILIETTAGQGTNLGSTFEEIATILHISRFKAHLGVCYDTCHTFAAGYDIRIPESFQKTFSLFDKTIGLEHLKFFHLNDSKKGLGSNVDRHEHIGKGEVGLEGFRLLLNDPRFKGHPMVLETPKGKNMKEDKENLRILRSLIQK, from the coding sequence ATGCCACTGCTGGGTGCTCATATGTCCATCGCAGGCGGGTTACACTTGGCTTTCGACCGAATCAAGGAAGTAGGGGGAGAGGCGCTTCAGATATTCACTAAAAATGAAAGACAGTGGCACGCCCTCCCCATTGAGCCAGAAGCTGTCGAACTCTTTAGAGATCGCCATAAGGAATCGGGATTTATGCCCATAGCCGCTCATGACACGTACCTTATCAATCTCGCATCTGCAGAACCCGAAAAACTTGAAAAGTCGATAAACGCCTTCGTTGACGAACTGCAACGAGCCTCCCTGCTCGGCATTCAGCATCTCATCATGCATCCGGGTTCCCATGTGGGACAAGGAGTGGAAGAAGGCCTCAAACGATTCGTCCGGAACCTCGATCGGGCTATCGCCCTTTCGGATGTCTCCGACGTCATGATACTCATAGAAACTACTGCCGGACAGGGAACCAATTTGGGCTCTACCTTTGAGGAAATTGCAACCATCCTGCACATTTCACGGTTCAAGGCTCATTTGGGAGTCTGTTATGATACCTGCCATACTTTTGCTGCTGGTTACGATATTCGAATTCCTGAATCTTTTCAGAAAACCTTTTCTCTTTTTGATAAGACCATCGGACTTGAGCATCTGAAATTTTTCCATTTGAATGACAGCAAAAAGGGACTGGGATCCAATGTGGACCGGCACGAACACATCGGCAAGGGTGAAGTGGGACTGGAAGGTTTCAGACTGCTTTTGAACGATCCCCGATTTAAAGGGCATCCGATGGTTCTCGAAACGCCCAAGGGAAAAAATATGAAGGAGGATAAGGAAAACCTGAGGATACTGCGATCCCTGATACAAAAATAG
- the purB gene encoding adenylosuccinate lyase, whose product MIERYTRPEMGRIWTIENKYRKWLDVEIAVCEALSEAGNIPADDLKDIKEKAAFDVKRIEEIEQETHHDVIAFLTNVAEHVGPASRHIHEGLTSSDVLDTSMALLLKEAADLLLEDMDRLLAVLKRRAYEWKDTVMIGRSHGIHAEPITFGLKFALWYSEMVRNRERMEHARESIRVGKISGAVGTYANIDPAIEKKVCHALGLKPAPISTQIIQRDRYAEFFSTLAIIGCSIEKIAVEIRHLQRTEVREVEEFFAAGQKGSSAMPHKRNPIASENLAGLARVLRGNALAAMENVALWHERDISHSSVERIIAPDSTILLDYMLARLTRVLDKLVAYPENMQKNLELTGSLFFSQQVMLALTRKGLTREDAYKMVQRNAMTVWKEGGQLNDQLKKDSDVMRYLGSEEIDGIFDLRYHLKHVDTIFQKVFEAE is encoded by the coding sequence ATGATTGAACGTTATACCCGCCCTGAGATGGGGCGAATTTGGACTATCGAAAACAAATATCGAAAGTGGCTGGATGTGGAAATTGCGGTTTGCGAAGCCCTTTCAGAGGCGGGAAACATTCCGGCTGACGATCTGAAAGACATTAAGGAAAAAGCGGCTTTTGATGTCAAGAGGATCGAGGAAATCGAACAGGAAACTCATCACGACGTGATTGCATTTCTGACGAACGTGGCAGAACATGTAGGGCCGGCTTCCAGGCATATTCACGAGGGACTGACCTCCTCTGATGTCCTCGATACGTCCATGGCTTTGCTTTTGAAGGAAGCTGCGGATCTTCTCCTGGAAGATATGGACAGACTCTTGGCCGTTCTCAAAAGAAGGGCTTATGAATGGAAAGATACCGTGATGATTGGGCGGTCTCATGGCATTCACGCCGAGCCCATCACTTTCGGACTCAAGTTTGCTCTCTGGTATTCTGAAATGGTGCGGAATCGTGAGCGCATGGAGCATGCCAGGGAATCGATTCGAGTGGGTAAAATTTCCGGAGCTGTGGGAACTTATGCCAATATTGATCCAGCCATCGAAAAGAAGGTCTGTCATGCATTGGGATTGAAACCTGCCCCCATCAGTACGCAAATCATACAGCGTGACCGTTATGCAGAATTTTTTTCCACCCTGGCGATCATCGGTTGCTCCATTGAAAAGATAGCTGTTGAAATCCGTCACCTGCAGCGCACGGAAGTTCGTGAAGTTGAAGAATTCTTTGCTGCAGGTCAAAAGGGTTCTTCCGCCATGCCCCACAAACGCAATCCCATCGCTTCCGAAAACTTGGCCGGTCTTGCCCGCGTCCTTCGCGGAAACGCTCTGGCGGCCATGGAAAATGTGGCTCTCTGGCATGAACGGGATATCAGCCATTCGTCAGTTGAACGAATCATCGCCCCCGATTCCACAATTCTTTTGGACTATATGCTGGCACGGCTTACCAGAGTGCTCGATAAGCTGGTAGCGTACCCGGAAAACATGCAAAAAAACCTCGAACTGACCGGGTCGCTCTTCTTTTCTCAACAGGTGATGCTTGCCTTGACCCGTAAAGGACTCACCCGTGAAGATGCGTACAAAATGGTACAAAGAAATGCCATGACCGTTTGGAAGGAAGGCGGCCAATTGAACGATCAATTGAAGAAGGATAGCGACGTCATGCGGTACCTTGGTTCCGAGGAAATCGACGGTATATTCGACCTTCGTTACCATTTGAAACATGTGGACACGATTTTTCAAAAGGTATTTGAAGCGGAGTAG
- a CDS encoding bifunctional acetate--CoA ligase family protein/GNAT family N-acetyltransferase yields the protein MGIHNLDKIFHPEAVAVVGASPRIGTVGYAFVDNLLKGGFKGKIFPVNPHHVEILGLKAYPSLADIHQPVDLAIVSTPIHTAPAIIQECADVNIMGAIIVSAGGKEAGAEGREIESRIKTVADKAGIRIVGPNCLGVVSAESKLNATFASHMPLPGKLAFISQSGAICTAILDLSLKEKNGFSYFVSIGSMLDVDFGDLVNYLGNDNNVSSIVLYIESLTHFRKFMSAARAVSRIKPIVVLKAGRSAAGARAAASHTGALAGSDAVYDAAFVRAGIVRVNNIEELFDCAELMAKQPRPQGSGMAIITNAGGPGVMAADALASYGMEPVTLSSDTMQKLNSILPPYWSRGNPIDILGDASPDRYRKVLEVCIASPEIRTLLIIMTPQSMSDPTGVAESLSELLRGKGLSVFTVWMGGLDMEKGRSIFNAAGIPTYDTPERAIRAFQYMCAYARNMEMLQQIPQKLPEEPEFDQTSARTIITEALEQDHHLLTEVESKALLSAYGIPVNPTKVAISAEEAVRIAREMGYPVVMKIHSRDITHKSDAKGVQLNLKYDEDIREAYAAIMTHAAEYNPQAELLGVTVQTMLQRQDYELILGSKKDADFGPVILFGMGGIMTEVLKDQAIALPPLNRLLARRLMESTRVYNLLKGYRNRPPANLDLLDEILVRLSQLVIDFPEITELDINPLLITENGACAVDARVCVEPSSVPSPMHLVISPYPSQYETSTVLKNGETILIRPIKPEDAPLLMDLFNSLSSKTIYFRFFRPLKSLAREMLVRFTQIDYDRDIVFVALHRRDGDERILGVVRLMGDPDVTKAEFAVVVSDSWQGKGVGAALLQQSISVAKEHGLKFIWGHVLPENTNMLALGRKLGFIVKRIPGSSNYELRIDLSKT from the coding sequence ATGGGCATTCATAATCTCGACAAGATCTTTCATCCCGAGGCAGTTGCCGTTGTTGGAGCCAGCCCCAGAATCGGAACAGTTGGTTATGCCTTCGTGGACAATCTGCTGAAAGGAGGTTTCAAGGGGAAGATTTTTCCGGTCAATCCTCATCACGTGGAAATATTGGGACTGAAAGCGTATCCCTCCCTCGCGGACATTCATCAACCGGTGGATCTTGCCATCGTTAGCACTCCCATCCATACAGCTCCGGCCATTATTCAGGAGTGCGCCGACGTGAACATCATGGGGGCCATAATTGTCTCCGCGGGCGGCAAAGAAGCGGGGGCGGAGGGGCGGGAAATTGAATCCAGGATCAAGACCGTGGCCGACAAGGCAGGGATCCGCATTGTGGGACCCAATTGTCTGGGAGTGGTGAGCGCCGAAAGCAAACTCAATGCCACTTTCGCCAGCCATATGCCTCTGCCCGGCAAGCTCGCTTTCATTTCTCAAAGCGGGGCCATCTGCACCGCCATTCTGGATCTTTCCCTGAAAGAGAAGAACGGCTTCAGCTATTTCGTGAGCATCGGAAGCATGCTGGACGTGGATTTTGGGGACTTGGTCAATTACCTGGGCAATGACAACAACGTGAGCAGTATCGTTTTGTATATAGAAAGCCTGACCCATTTTCGAAAATTCATGAGTGCGGCTCGAGCGGTTTCCAGGATCAAACCCATTGTGGTGCTCAAAGCGGGGAGATCTGCCGCCGGGGCACGTGCCGCCGCCTCTCACACGGGAGCGCTGGCCGGATCGGACGCCGTCTATGACGCTGCCTTTGTTCGTGCGGGGATCGTTCGCGTGAACAACATCGAGGAACTGTTCGACTGTGCCGAACTGATGGCCAAACAACCTCGCCCCCAAGGTTCCGGCATGGCCATCATCACCAATGCCGGCGGGCCGGGAGTGATGGCTGCCGACGCTCTTGCCTCGTACGGCATGGAACCAGTGACCTTGTCGTCCGATACCATGCAAAAATTGAACAGCATCCTTCCTCCATATTGGAGCCGGGGAAATCCCATTGATATTCTTGGAGATGCTTCTCCCGACAGGTATCGTAAAGTGCTGGAAGTCTGTATTGCTTCTCCTGAAATTCGGACCCTCCTGATCATCATGACTCCACAGTCCATGAGTGACCCGACAGGAGTTGCGGAATCCCTGAGTGAACTTTTAAGAGGAAAAGGGCTTTCCGTCTTCACGGTATGGATGGGGGGACTGGATATGGAAAAAGGACGGAGCATCTTCAATGCAGCGGGTATCCCCACCTATGATACGCCGGAGCGGGCCATAAGAGCCTTTCAATACATGTGTGCCTACGCGCGGAATATGGAAATGCTGCAACAGATTCCCCAAAAACTTCCTGAAGAACCCGAGTTCGATCAGACATCAGCGCGGACCATCATTACTGAAGCTCTCGAGCAAGATCACCATCTCCTTACGGAGGTGGAATCCAAGGCGCTTCTGTCGGCTTACGGCATCCCGGTGAATCCGACGAAAGTTGCGATATCGGCTGAAGAAGCCGTGAGGATTGCGCGTGAAATGGGGTATCCTGTCGTGATGAAGATCCATTCCCGTGATATTACCCACAAGTCGGATGCCAAGGGAGTCCAGCTCAATCTCAAATACGATGAGGATATACGGGAGGCATATGCCGCCATCATGACCCATGCGGCGGAATATAACCCGCAGGCCGAGCTCCTCGGAGTGACTGTGCAAACCATGCTTCAGCGGCAGGACTATGAGTTGATCCTGGGGAGTAAGAAAGATGCGGATTTCGGGCCCGTCATTCTCTTTGGAATGGGCGGAATCATGACGGAAGTCCTCAAGGACCAGGCAATCGCCCTCCCTCCCTTGAATCGACTGCTGGCCCGAAGGCTCATGGAAAGCACACGAGTCTACAACCTGCTCAAGGGATACAGAAATCGACCGCCTGCCAATCTGGATCTGCTCGATGAAATCCTTGTGCGGCTCTCTCAACTCGTGATCGATTTTCCGGAAATCACCGAACTCGATATCAATCCTCTCCTTATCACGGAAAACGGCGCCTGTGCGGTAGATGCCCGGGTTTGCGTGGAGCCCTCTTCGGTGCCGTCTCCCATGCATCTCGTTATCAGTCCCTATCCCAGTCAATATGAGACAAGTACTGTACTGAAAAATGGAGAAACCATCCTGATCCGTCCCATCAAGCCGGAAGATGCTCCACTGCTTATGGATCTTTTCAATAGTCTCTCTTCGAAAACCATCTATTTTCGGTTTTTCAGGCCCCTTAAATCCCTCGCCAGGGAAATGCTGGTCAGGTTCACTCAAATCGACTATGACCGGGACATCGTTTTTGTGGCCTTGCATCGCAGGGACGGTGATGAACGGATTCTCGGGGTAGTCCGTCTCATGGGTGACCCGGATGTCACCAAAGCTGAATTTGCTGTTGTGGTGAGCGATTCCTGGCAGGGGAAGGGGGTAGGAGCTGCACTGCTCCAGCAAAGCATATCCGTGGCCAAGGAACATGGTCTGAAGTTTATCTGGGGTCACGTTCTGCCTGAAAACACAAACATGCTTGCACTCGGTCGTAAACTGGGCTTTATTGTGAAAAGAATTCCCGGAAGTTCCAACTATGAGCTCAGAATAGACCTATCTAAAACGTGA